Proteins encoded together in one Triticum dicoccoides isolate Atlit2015 ecotype Zavitan chromosome 7B, WEW_v2.0, whole genome shotgun sequence window:
- the LOC119337945 gene encoding metalloendoproteinase 2-MMP-like has protein sequence MASIRSVSPLLALLAAAATVLAALSPASARSLPEGLPDIKPLLSNPWSAFQNLSGCQFGDERQGLARLKDYLSRFGYLPAPPAKFNDMFDADMESAIRTYQQNFGLEVTGQLDAATVTKMMSPRCGVADIINGTSAMGKTVHGRNLYSYFPGSPSWPRSKKSLRYAITAATETTIDRATLSKVFASAFARWSAATTLNFTETASASDADITIGFHSGDHGDGEAFDGPLGTLAHAFSPTDGRFHLDASEAWVAGGDVSRASLDAAVDLESVAVHEIGHLLGLGHSSVEGAIMYPTITSRTQKVELAKDDVDGIQSLYGGNPNFKGVTPPATSSEETHSAAPRALSRPWSGLAGVAMAAALALALSC, from the coding sequence ATGGCGAGCATCAGAAGTGTCTCCCCTCTCCTCGCTCTGCTCGCCGCCGCGGCCACGGTGCTGGCCGCGCTGTCGCCCGCGTCCGCCCGGAGCTTGCCGGAGGGTCTCCCGGACATCAAGCCGCTGCTGTCCAACCCATGGTCGGCGTTCCAGAACCTGTCCGGCTGCCAGTTCGGGGACGAGCGGCAGGGGCTCGCGAGGCTCAAGGACTACCTCAGCCGCTTCGGctacctccccgcgccgccggccaagTTCAACGACATGTTCGACGCCGACATGGAGTCCGCCATCCGGACCTACCAGCAGAACTTCGGCCTGGAGGTCACCGGCCAGCTGGACGCGGCCACGGTCACCAAGATGATGTCCCCGCGGTGCGGCGTCGCCGACATCATCAACGGCACCTCCGCCATGGGCAAGACGGTCCACGGCCGGAACCTCTACTCCTACTTCCCGGGGTCCCCCTCGTGGCCGCGCTCCAAGAAGAGCCTCAGGTACGCCATCACGGCGGCCACCGAGACGACCATCGACCGGGCCACGCTGAGCAAGGTCTTCGCGAGCGCCTTCGCGCGCTGGTCGGCGGCCACCACGCTCAACTTCACGGAGACGGCGTCGGCGTCCGACGCCGACATCACCATCGGGTTCCACtcgggcgaccacggcgacggcgaggcgttcGACGGGCCGCTCGGCACGCTGGCGCACGCCTTCTCGCCGACCGACGGGCGGTTCCACCTGGACGCGTCGGAGGCGTGGGTGGCCGGCGGCGACGTGTCGCGCGCGTCGCTGGACGCAGCCGTCGACCTGGAGTCGGTGGCGGTGCACGAGATCGGCCACCTGCTGGGGCTCGGCCACTCGTCGGTGGAGGGCGCCATCATGTACCCGACCATCACGTCGCGCACGCAGAAGGTGGAGCTGGCCAAGGACGACGTCGACGGCATCCAGAGCCTGTACGGCGGCAACCCCAACTTCAAGGGCGTCACGCCGCCGGCCACCAGCAGCGAGGAGACACACAGCGCCGCCCCGCGCGCGCTCTCCAGGCCGTGGAGCGGCCTGGCTGGCGTGGCCATGGCGGCTGCGCTCGCACTAGCCTTGTCGTGCTAG
- the LOC119337946 gene encoding ribosomal RNA small subunit methyltransferase G-like: protein MSLCCCSAGSRRLLLPRLFLGQRRQARRPLLHLRTTVTAAASSSATSLSTQQQRQVSLYVDALLDWNQRMNLTAVTDESEVMTRHVVDSLAVLPPLERAYTSRGGDISGISLVDVGSGAGLPGLILAVARPSWKFTLLESMRKRCTFLEHAVEVMELSNVDVVCDRAENAGQSHDFRESFDVAAARAVAELKILAEYCLPLVRVGGLFIAAKGHDPHEEIRSAKAAVGKLGASMLDLCNVESMGPHGQRTAVVYLKERTTPKKYPRQPGTPSKTPL, encoded by the exons aTGTCGCTCTGCTGCTGCAGCGCCGGGAGCCGCCGCCTTCTCCTCCCGCGTCTCTTCCTCGGCCAGCGCCGCCAGGCCCGGCGCCCCCTCCTCCACCTTCGCACCACCGTgaccgccgccgcctcgtcctccGCTACATCTCTCTCGACGCAGCAGCAGCGCCAGGTCTCCCTCTACGTGGACGCCCTCCTCGACTGGAACCAG AGGATGAACCTTACCGCCGTCACCGACGAGTCCGAGGTCATGACGCGCCACGTGGTTGACTCGCTTGCCGTGCTTCCTCCACTCGAGCGCGCATACACCTCCCGCGGCGGCGACATTTCTGGCATCAGCCTTGTCGATGTCGGCTCCGGCGCCGGGCTTCCTGGTCTTATCCTTGCTGTTGCGCGGCCAA GCTGGAAGTTTACGCTGTTGGAGTCGATGCGGAAGCGGTGCACGTTCTTGGAGCACGCAGTTGAGGTCATGGAGCTGTCAAATGTGGATGTGGTGTGTGACCGAGCTGAG AATGCTGGCCAAAGTCATGATTTCAGAGAGTCATTTGATGTAGCAGCTGCAAGAGCTGTCGCAGAACTTAAAATTTTAG CTGAGTACTGCCTCCCGTTGGTTCGTGTTGGTGGTTTATTTATAGCTGCTAAAGGGCACGATCCTCAT GAAGAAATAAGAAGTGCAAAAGCTGCAGTTGGTAAATTGGGTGCCTCCATGCTAGATTTGTGCAATG TCGAATCGATGGGACCTCATGGTCAACGAACGGCAGTTGTGTACCTCAAGGAACGCACTACTCCAAAAAAGTACCCTCGGCAACCAG GTACTCCTTCTAAGACACCATTATGA